From Methanobacterium alcaliphilum, a single genomic window includes:
- a CDS encoding ABC transporter permease, producing the protein MLGIAIGIATILGLGLITDGLSESTQNALTEGAADFSVVAVSSGPGQGQGQGGGMQGGPGGSSQQLINQTTVDEIASISGVESVTGVLRSNMFDDSTNSTNQTDQSSTQGPNQASMQMPITILGIDSQNLEMEDVEVTNGTTYSSSDEVIIGKTAANSLNKTIGDSVSISNKSFEVVGIYETGDTMQDGGIIMSLSSLQDLTNNTGKVSFILVKASDSSNANSLAETIENKYSNLTTTTSLSGMQRMNQGLDIINTGAWAVSLLAILIGGIVVVITMVKSVSERTREIGVLKAVGWPKQSVLLMIIAESVVMAVIASVIGIIIGVGCVELLSMTNLIPFIQPAYSATLFLKALIIGILMGIIGGLYPAYRASKLAPTEALRYE; encoded by the coding sequence ATGCTAGGTATTGCTATAGGGATAGCCACTATTCTGGGTTTGGGTCTGATTACAGACGGACTTTCTGAATCTACACAAAACGCCTTAACCGAAGGTGCAGCAGATTTTTCTGTTGTTGCAGTCAGTTCTGGCCCGGGACAAGGTCAGGGCCAGGGAGGAGGTATGCAGGGTGGACCGGGAGGATCCAGCCAACAATTGATAAATCAAACAACGGTAGATGAAATAGCAAGTATTTCTGGAGTAGAGAGTGTCACTGGAGTTTTAAGGTCCAATATGTTTGATGATAGTACTAATAGCACTAACCAAACAGATCAATCAAGTACTCAAGGCCCAAATCAAGCCAGCATGCAAATGCCCATCACTATTTTAGGAATAGATTCTCAGAATCTGGAAATGGAAGATGTGGAAGTAACCAACGGTACCACGTATTCTTCTTCAGATGAAGTTATAATTGGTAAAACTGCTGCAAACAGTTTAAATAAAACTATTGGGGATTCAGTAAGTATCTCTAATAAAAGCTTTGAAGTGGTAGGAATATATGAAACTGGAGATACCATGCAGGATGGTGGTATTATAATGTCATTATCTTCACTTCAGGATTTGACCAATAACACGGGAAAAGTTTCTTTTATCCTGGTAAAGGCAAGTGACAGCAGCAATGCTAACAGCTTGGCAGAAACCATTGAAAATAAATACAGCAACCTTACAACCACCACCTCATTATCCGGGATGCAAAGAATGAACCAAGGCCTTGACATCATAAATACTGGGGCATGGGCAGTTTCACTTCTAGCTATCCTTATTGGGGGGATAGTTGTGGTAATAACCATGGTTAAATCTGTTAGTGAACGAACCCGCGAAATAGGAGTTTTAAAAGCGGTGGGATGGCCTAAACAATCAGTTCTATTGATGATCATTGCTGAATCGGTGGTAATGGCAGTAATAGCCTCGGTTATTGGGATAATAATAGGAGTGGGATGCGTTGAATTATTAAGCATGACCAACTTGATTCCATTTATCCAGCCGGCATACTCTGCCACATTATTCCTAAAAGCATTAATTATTGGAATATTAATGGGAATAATCGGGGGATTATACCCTGCTTACAGAGCTTCTAAATTAGCACCTACCGAGGCGTTG
- a CDS encoding metal-dependent hydrolase has translation MKFYTHIAGGIFFFLLLSFPLNITSPMPGILFAAWSSIFPNSLDKITGTRRNWGHSLIWIIPIGVVTIYSSEIALSLIIGFLSHIILDCFTVYGSPVFYPFKKSGFVCLNKKMRFKTGAKPDKTVFLFLTLMICSVVFLSSGIYELFPNNSLQAASAAEEGNSSGMEKNNIYLNLKLDENCNKNITLEKVNENKTQIIIQDIESHV, from the coding sequence ATGAAATTTTACACCCATATTGCAGGAGGAATATTCTTTTTTCTCCTGCTATCTTTCCCATTGAATATTACAAGCCCCATGCCGGGTATTTTATTTGCAGCCTGGAGTTCTATTTTCCCTAATTCACTGGATAAAATTACAGGGACCCGTCGTAATTGGGGTCATTCCTTAATCTGGATAATACCTATAGGCGTGGTGACCATCTATAGCAGCGAGATAGCATTATCTTTAATAATTGGATTTTTATCCCACATTATTCTAGATTGTTTCACAGTTTATGGATCTCCTGTTTTTTATCCTTTTAAAAAATCAGGATTCGTATGTTTAAATAAAAAAATGAGATTTAAAACTGGTGCAAAGCCTGACAAAACAGTATTCCTATTTTTAACTTTGATGATATGTAGCGTGGTATTTCTTAGTTCAGGCATATACGAGCTATTTCCTAATAATTCACTCCAAGCCGCTTCTGCTGCAGAAGAAGGAAATTCAAGCGGAATGGAAAAAAATAATATCTATCTAAATTTAAAATTGGATGAAAATTGCAACAAAAACATTACTCTGGAAAAAGTGAATGAAAACAAAACCCAAATCATTATCCAGGATATTGAGTCGCATGTTTAA